CCCAGTACATCTGCCTCAGATTCTCCGAGTGCCTCAATCCAATTTTTTACAACCTTGGTTCGGCGTAAGTTCAAGTTCAAATATTTAAGATCATTTCGAAAGCGAGTAAATTGCATCATTAGCGTCACCTACCGGTTACAAATTTGTCCGacaaagttttaacaaatttatttttctccaGTAAAATGCGGGAagcaacaaaatcattttgtttcCGAATAATGAATATACGTCACAAAAAAACGCGAGAAGTTTTGACCGGGAGCGTTACCGGAAGTGTCATTTCCGTCCCCGGATCCAGAAGATCTTTTTGCACAACGACGAGAATGACTCATAGAAGCGACGAAGTGAAGACGTTTGACGAAAAAACGATTTCATAAAAACTTGTTGGTTTATGTAAATTAACTTATAATTCTTGCACATCGTCGATTATTTTTGCCACCAGATGTCAACATATTTGTTGCTCGAAACGGGCATAagttgtttgaaacaaaaagtgtacatgtgacgtcatagccCATGTCGACCTTTGAAAGAATAAGAAACACAATCTCGTTTCAAACCTAAACAAGGGACGTTGCTCCAACACTACTTGACTAGATATTGTTTGTGATCTGTCACGAATATATCTAGTTCATAGTTACCTCATAATCTTCATGAAgtgttacgtcacaacaacACAGGTAAAGACTTCAtttattaaaatgattttgtcataaaaagaGGATGGCGGACACTACAAAGTAGCTTGTACTATATCTGACAATGGAACGTACTATGTCATCAACACGTCATCATATATTACATCTCCGGATAAGATATCAACTGCAAGTACGTCATAAAACATGACGTCGTCGCATATAAACAGGAAATGACGTCTACCTGGACCGACATCCGGGTAAAATTTGGACCAACCAAGGCAGTAATAACACACGGAGGaattagtgacgtcataatggtgATTTACAGAAATAGTTCTTCCGCTGTTGGAACACTGAGTTAGCATAACACTGATGACAGAAGCACAACTTCGACAGCTCAAAACAATTTGAAGTCAGTCGTCGggtcaaaaacaaaaatagcgACCTGACACCCACCACTAGTTAATTATAGTTCAATCGACGTAATAATTGagcattttgacgtcataaagcaAGTGGGCACCGCATGtgcaattatttttaactttgcttCAATCCATATAAGGTAATATACGTTGACGTCAACAGTCAATTGAACATTGCTTGCTAGACAAAACAACTCCAGTGTGACGTCAGTATAACAATTGTGACGTATTTTAACCTTGGGATGATTGACAGCGAGCAGACATTATAGAGAACGAATTGTTATCAGGGATGTCAGCCATAGGTGGGCCGAGTTAATTCAATTTCATTCCGTCAATAGGTCGCGCGTTTGcaacagtttaaaaatttcattcgctaaaacaaaaaagatctaacgtcataaatcgattacgtcataatctaTGCTGAGAGCGGTCAATTGAACTTAAGAAATATAGTAgtacagaaataaaaatataaagatAGTGCGACGAATTATGGCACAACAACGCTCTTATACGATGCTTGCTCGTTCCCTCATCTTATTGCCATGGCAACAGGGACGTAATAAAAATACGGAAACTATCCCGTAACAACTGCCGATAGAGATGCCGGCAGTGATAAAGGttctattatgacgtaacacgaCTACATTGTGCGGTTGTGCTTTAATTGCCTTCAGCCAATACCCCAACAAAAGACGTCGCGGCGGGAAGTGCGACCTCATCCGATGACGATCCTCGGAGGAGAGCTTCCAACAGTTGGACACGCATCAGTGAACAGTTGCTATGACAACACGACGCTCGTGTTGACGGCCCCTGCGAGGTTGTCGACGCTGACGCTGCGACGGAGCGAGCGGTTCTTGAATTTCATCTCACAAGATCGAGAGGTCGCCTGCAATAAATTTGGACAAACTTTTTGGATTTGTTCAGAAAATAATTCGAGATAAATTGATTCTTTATCCGGGCAAGCGTTGGTAGTATCCAGTGCAATATACGTCAGTGCAACGGTCAGATTGTGAATGTGAACGTCACATTTTGATTGATTTGCTACAAGTCGAAAACCCATTACTGCAAGAAGGGAATTAGATTTTAGGACTTTTATAGCTTGCTCAGTAAACAATGACGACTTAGGCTTGGACCAAACTTTGACGTAAGACAGAGTAGAGAAGTTAAACAAACACGCCAAACGCAAATATCTTTAGCTTTAAACAAACGAATGAACAAAACCCCATACAACTAAGTCATTCATGTAACTACATGGCTTCTCTACAATATAATATTCATCAAACACTTAAGGatttgattaattttgaaatgaaaatattctaCAGCGCTAGCATCAACACAAGCACAAAAATCCTAATCACCCATAACACAAGACATAAAGGTGGCGGCCAAGTTCTCACATTGGTCCTATTCAGTCTCCCCGACTACATCATTGGAAAGTGCACAGGTGattaaaaaatactaaaacatGATTAAGGAGGTGCCTTCATAATCACAAAGTGAAGCTGAGAAAATTGAAATACACTTACAAGTATCCATGTGTATAGTTAGCACAGGAATGAACCGTAACAAGACATAATTTGACTGCACAAACCTCAAGTTTTCTCGCCCTGTCCTTGCTGAGAGGCTCGCAGGGAAAAAGCAAGTTGTTGGCAGTGGCAAGGGATCGAAGGTCAAAGTAATACTTTGCATAGACACTACTCGGCACATTAATGTTAAAATTAACAAGTTCGAGGAACTGCCTCTCCATTTCATTcctacattaaaataaataattaatcaatccaAAATGTCAACAAGatggaaacataatttcaatggAAGGTGGCCATGTATTGCTTGTCATGGCTTCTTCCAAGCAAAAGTATCGAATAACACTGCCCTAGCAGGATAACATTGttctttgtaacaaaacatgAACGCACCGCTACTTTCATTAAACATAAATCAATACCATCACAGTGCAAACTGGCTGCCGCACTGGATCAATAAAGTCACGTGAGCTAGATATTTGTCGTGCAATTAACAACCAGGCAATAAATATCATCGCAAAGTAGTATTTTTGTAACTCACATGTCTTCCACTGAGATATCTTTTAAAATCTGGCAATAATCAACATTCCACACAGCCTGGTCGTCCCACACTTTCGAGGCCAACAATATTGCACCTGGCAAGAAAGCAaatattgaaagaacttaccAGGCAGCAAATGCATAAATCTTACTTGTAGCAACACACTATTCATTATCTAGGATTACATGTAAATACAGCAGAGTAGAAAATAACTATGTAATGGTTTAACATAATATCCTTTCACCAAGTTACTTACTTAACCAAGTTTCATACAAACAGGGATTACTCAAGGACAAGGAAACAGAGTTCTATTCATAACAGGATTTATAAAATCACGGTTTGCAGCTAAAAACTCAACAACTTTTGAAGCAACGATATGATATTGACCATGTGAAGAAATAATAAAACGCAAACAAAGCaccaaacaatttttgatGTAAGAATCCACTTGCCTAATAATATTCGCTTCCAGTTGGCAGGACAAATACAAATCTCAGCATACGACAACAACCGCTCCAGATAAATCTGCGTATTCAATCAGAATATTCATGTcatattcaaattttattgtcTTATCCAGATTTTAATCAATGCCCAAGTTCATATTCAACATATTGAGGAATAATGCAAAGGGTGCTTCTTTGCCCCATATTCTGCCCCGACACCACCCAACTCACCAAAGTGACAATGGCACATTCTGCAGTGAGCTGAGCAGCGCTGAACAAAGTCCGGATAAATCTGTAAATCTGTCGATGATCTGGAAGCTTGACGGCATAATCTACAGGTACTTCATCTCTCTAACAtccataaatataaaaaatgaaatttaatcaATCAATGCGTCAATCAATGTTCTAGTTCAGTGGTTTCCAACAGATTTTATGCCGCAAATCCATCGATCATGACCTGACGACCCCTTCCATGGCCTTTAATTTAATCACAAGCACACGTACAAATTGGCCTCGGTATGCTCATATAAGCATGTGATGCAGCTGCATGCTTGCTACAGCAAAACAGacctttaattaaaataacgCACCTAAAGTCCAATGTTCCaagttacattttttatttctgtggTTAAATTGTTTTAGGATTGTCACAGAACTTTGCACATGGCCGTGTTTTAAGAGGGCCCAAGCCCAAGCCCAAGCCTTGCATCAACCGGCATTGCATTGCAAGCAACGGTGTGGAAGGTTCTATTGCAGTCTTGGCAAACTAGTTTTAAATTCCCCCagagaaaaaatgcaaacaatatAAATGAAAACCTACACCTACTCCTCCACAGACATCTGACTCGCAGAAAAAATTCCAACAGTCCCAATCGGGGATTTCCACCCTCAGGTTGGAAACCACTCTTctaataaattttcatttatagcATAAACCTTTATCTCTAAACACACGTTATTCAGGAATAGTTTCACTAGAAATATTAACTCACAGATAAAGGATGTAATTTCTCATCAAATATAGCGGGTGTGTGCTTCTCCTCCATTTCTCTATGTTTTATGTGATAGAACACTGCCAGTGCAACACTGCAATAACCACATcgtttaaaacatatttttctaaTACGTATTTCAGCCAAAgttcatagaaatcttatgCAAATTAATAAATCACTTGATGTAAATGTCTAAAGTGTTCAATTTAAGGTCCAGAGTTACCATAGAACTTATCTACTCAAAACAAACTTCCAATAAATACATAAATGATCACAGCATTGAACGCCCACCATTTAATAGAGGCTTTGATATTCGGCTGACTGACAGTGCTGTCATCAAGATAGATTGTTGAACAAGAACTTCTTCTCTTGTGAGATGCAGAGCCCGGAGATGCCTGTATGATAAATATGAACTGGGCTTGACCAAAATCATACGGCAATGCAGGAATTAAATGTTGAGAagtgaaaacaatttaaaaattaagttGAATACTGGCTGGTTATAGTGAAATTACGATCAGAGAACGGCCGAGAACTCACCGAGTTGTGAACACTCAACCTGTGTTGCTCTGCCACtgaaaattatatatatattaatttaGATTTGTAGATGCAGCAAATGCAATGTATTTCAAAGacacattttttagttcaTCCATTGTAGACATAAGTGACAAGTTTACAAATGCTTTTCACTCACTCTCTGTCTGAGAAACGCTCATGAATATAGTAAGTGCTTTAGGATGGTCTGAAGGCGTTCGTGTTTCGTCGAGATCTGGTGATCACAACACATGAGCATGATTTTACGATTTACAGCATTTCATTGCATATATTAGTTCGAACATCTTCAACAATAAGCCAGAAATTTCTTTGTATATGTATGATATACATTTATATGTGGATTCATACAATGCAGATTGAACCTAAAATTAGTTTTCAAAATCCAATAACAAATCGAATACAAGATACTATTCattcttcaaaacaaactTAGAAGCCGGTCATCACAATAACTCAGCTTTCTCTACAAAAGCTCACAAGTTTATGTGGAAGAATCAAGGGTTTTGATTTAATAAGTTCAtgcacaattttatattattaacaTTTTTACCATCAACAGTAGAGAGTGAAAATGTGGTGCTAACTATTGTCAAAGCACAAGAGAGCAAAGTGCTCACACGCAACTATACATAATACACAAAATAAAGTGGCAAAACCCAAAGCAACATGTAAAACGTTAAATACAATGGTGCTACAGGAGGTTACCACGATCAACAAACTCAAACACAAATATATCAAGCTTCCTACAGCTTTTCACCATGTTATACGCACACATTGTGAAGTAAAGATGTGATTTTAAATGGTCGtacttttttataaacataATCTTTTGTTGTTCCGGGGATTTTTcccaagaaaaaataaattttttaatccgGTAAGCACTAAACATACATAACACTGACTTTCAGTTTCACATCAAAGAAGCTATTTCAATATTACTTATAGCTAAGAAATAAGCCCAAATACACTGGAGATGAATTAAGCGAATATAATTAACTAAAATTACCGTCAATTTGTTCTCTGTCACTGATGTGCTGAAGCTTCGATGCATTTGATTCATTTGCATTGGCAGCCAGAGAGTTATGTCCATCGTCGTGCGAGTTGTGAGATAAAAAATCTTGTCCTTTCTTGCCACGTTGCTTTGCATCGCTCGGCGAATTGGAAGAAACACAGCTACATTGTTTATTGCCCATTGCGTTTTGTTAAATAAAGTTACTTCTATACCCAGAAGCAAAATTTCCCAAatcaaattacaaaattttgtcaaaactttttaatctttaactaatttttataaaacctaTTTCTAAATGAAACTGAAGTTCATCTGCAAACAGAAACAATCCCTGAAGTAATATATATGCTACTTATAAACAGATGGCATAAGAAgtacaaagaaaaaagatgaaaTTATGCCCTGCACGTAACCTACCATGCCAAGCAACATACGGAACATAGAAACAATAAACTTGGTATCACTGGACAGAGATTTGCATATTATGAAATTTTAGGTtgtaataataacttttgctttaaataaatGCACTTAGAGCTAATAACAATGTTGCCATGGTGATGAATATTGTGTTTATTAGCACAGTTTGGATGGCTTTTAAGCTACAACagtgtaaaaatttatttcagaaGTTTTTTACATTCTGTCGTGCGGTGCATCACATGCATTTATATAGAACGCCAATGCCAATTATATGTGAGGGATGCACCGGGAAGTCCAAAAAGTTTAAGGGATAATGCCATATGACATGACCATGTGGCACTAAACGCTATATCTCTATTAGACAAACTAGAGCACACTGTCTCCTCTTTTACAGATCAAGCATTTAACGGCATAAGATAGACCCTAAACACTTTTAGTACAGCCTGCTAGGCCTAGATTGTTGTAGACCATCTTGCCGATTCACCCCAATTTTAACTAGGGTGCATTTCGTGCGATGACCAAAGGTACACTATGCTCTTTTTCATCTAAACAAGAGAAAAACAGAACAACCCTGGTTACAGTAGAGCTTATGTGCCATAGTTGAAATTTGTGTGGCATCTTGACCtgctaaacttttttatccACAAATTCTCGTggaaaactgccgtactttccagACGGGGTGATCCTGCCCGAACTTGGAGCTAATTAACTTCACCCAGTCATCACTAACAGTACGTTAGAAGCAAACGTTGTTTCTGTCTTGCTCCAGACCATCACAGGGATAGGGCCGCGTTGTATGGAAGTAATGAATACAATATCAGCACTCTAAAACATCTGCCGCTGTCTCAGACTGAGATCGTAACTAACGACTGACCAATGTGACCATGGTAAATATTTACTGCGGAATGGTGTAAACTGTAAAGGGTAAAAATCTATATACGGATGAAACAGAATGCAATCCGTGTAAAAATATTTGGGAAAATATCATTGAGGATGGatcataaaaaaatatcaaaactgAAGGTGTGCAGATGTGTAGTGAGATTATTTTGTTGTCGGTAATGGTaaatttaaaggtttttaactTTAGCAATATTCCAGATTTAAAGAATATTTaagtaaatttaaatattcCAAATTGCCGAAACAACGGACAACCTTCgtttcaatcaatcaatcatttaaTTTTCGTCAAAAGAGCCGTGGGTATTTAAGGttctttgaaaattaaaaccagtcatttaaaaaaattttattacaaaaaactCGTGATAAATAGGCAATGAGAGCAAAATAGTCCAACTGTTGGACTCTAACAGGGCAAAAGAGCGTCCTTTTGAGAAAATGAAATCAGCGCTTTCAGAATTAGTTTAATTTGGAAGACgctgtttccattgtcttccaaATTGTGTCGttataattacatttttgCTATTCACGGCGGTATTACATAATTTGAATGACATGATTAACCAAGgataatatatataaatagtATCTAAATATCTATAATATCTAAATAGTACATTTCATCTAAATGGAGAACACACAATCTCTTCCTAAAATGCAAATTATATAACGTATTACAATTTCCTATTACCATCGTCATAGACATTTGTTtccttttattgaaaatttctaattgaaattatcaccTAACCTGTAAAACTTCGAGTGTAAAAGTTCAAATCATTTCCTGTCATTGATGAACGAATTGCGCCTCAAGTTAAAAttctgtttctttattatctcCTTTAGCGTATAAATGCATCGTTGCATGCTATGATTTTATTAGGTTAGTATATTAGTTTTAATATTGGTATTAGTATTAATACTAGTCTTTCATACTGAGTTCTTCAGTATCcagtttaaagttttaaaagttcaatGAATGAGAAGAAATAGATCGTAAAAACTCTGTGAAGTCATGTAGTAATAACGTAATAAGTCTGTAAAGTCATCGTGGAATGTAGAGTAATGCGCTTTGATTGCTAATGGGTtcttaaaattctttttatatatataaataataatattgttgtaatttttagtgtttgtttgaagtaataatgATGAGTATTAAAACCGATATTAATCAGATTATcagtgtttaaaaattatataaactaTTCAACTGAAGTTTAGGAATTTCTAAACAGGATTCGCAACCTTCTAATCGTTCTTAAGAGTCAGATTACAGTATATTAAATATCCATGGTAtggtatatactgtataaaacaGTAACCACCACATTCCTGTTACAATGAAGCATAAAGAGGGTCGCTTTTCACGCTACATATACATGTATTGCTgatgatttcaaaatttgcttactaCTTACAATTCTTCTGTTATATTCATTTTCCaatactggaaacaaaaatgttttacaaaaaagtacACCATCCTGTTTATGATAGATATAAATAGGATTTCCATGACCTTAGCCCGGGCAATGGAGTTCCCCTGATttggaaaacaaacaaactcaGTTTTGTGATTTCTGCTTGTTCGTGCTTTTGACTTCCTCCACGAAAATTCAGTAAACCGGCTTAACTGGAATTCGAGCGAGTGTCGTCAGTCTAGCTGTCGGTATCAGTGCACGAATTTAAAAACAACGTGCGttgttataatatttttgtataggCGCAGCTTTTATGGCAtgttgcacgttttaagcacTAACGCGTCTTTGCTACTTTCCCCGTCCGTTAGAATTGCGGGCGGAAATTTGTTTCATTCGTGCTGTAACAATGGTTTGCAAATTGCAAGCTCTTTAGCATGTGATATTATGATATCCAATTGTTTTCATGGAAGATGTCCGTAAGAAACATCATCAGATTGTTAAATTGTCACAacgaaaaacaagtttaagtAAAGTAGCATTTGACATCACATCATTGTGATGAAGTTTCTCGTTCAAAATAGTTGTGTGCTTCGCCCAGATACCATAACCACGGACCTAGTATCAGTGTGAAGCGACTGAAATTAGACTTATTTCTTGATGGATAGGctataaaatttgataaatttttttattctgAAAATATGTTACAATCAATCAATATTTAACGTTGTTTCAAACAATCAGTTTACGTAACTTCTCATCTTCAGGTCATCTTATAGCACACCTCTGAAGGAGCCAAGTCAAGCTTGGGAAAGTTTCTGTGATTAAATTTTCAGATGCTGTATATTCCcctttttcttttgttaaaTCATTGACGCTAACACGGTTCTGTTCCCCGTAACTTCTCAAGTGGTTCTTCTATAGTTCtgagaaattgtttttaaactttactttCAGCTGATGCTGTTATTTTGTTGTGTTCAAAACACTAACAAAGTGTAGAGATTGATATTTTGTGTATGACTTTTTTGACTTGGAACAACTTGACGTACGGCATACTTGAAATGTTCTGATAAAATATCGTTTAATGCAGCCCATACACCAACTGCAACTATTATGCCAAATGCTTATTATATAAACCAATACAGATACTGCTATTTGCTAATATTCGTCGAATATATTCTTGTTTGTAGTGGCACAACTCCATGGACTAATTATAATTTGAGTTTATAGTTACACGAAGCTGAACCGGTTATATTTTGGATTTTCTTCTAATTATCACTGCATCGAGATCAAGTAACACTCAGGTTTTGTTCTCAGGATTTTTACTGgcaaagaaagaaaagttttttgccGAAATGcaactgcaaaatatttaaagatgTATCATAGACAGAATATTTTCCATCCAGTAGCTTTAGATATGTCTCAGGTTATAACATGGTTATATGTTACTTTTAAACCAGCTTTAAAGTAGCAGAATATTCCAGTTGACTGtgataaatttcaatttttcgtGGTAACAGATCAACTTTTTGTCTAAAAGTTTACTCTGTATGATTATTTATTTGCTTGAAAATCTATTTTGGAACAAAAGACTCCTAAAATGAACGGATTATCCAGACTGGACACGGAGGAGCAAAATATGAGTGAGGAGGAGTTCCTTTATGAGTTGCAGAAGAAGGTTTGCTCTTAGGCTAGCAATCCACAATTTTCTTCTTCATCACATTTGGTATTTCTTCATGGACAAAAGTGATTGTAAAATTTGAAGTTGTTTGAATTTTATGAATAACAATTTGAAAGATCAGGAAAATGAACACTTGCACACCCGCAGGAAGATTTAAATGAGAATTTGTTACCCCATAACAATCCCTCAGCATATAATTATGATGTGGGCGTGCAATTGTTCACAtcactcaaaatatttatataaacaGCCTtatcaataaaaagtttgaaaacattttcagacattGGACAATCTACGAGGTTTTCTCTGCAATAATCTTCGGGTTGATCGTCTTTTCCCTTATTTGCAATCCAAAAACATATTGTCTTCAGATGATTGTGAGTTCATCAGAAGCTGCAGAACAACAACTCTAAGAGTGGACACATTTATCAATGTGGTGAAAGGTAGTTTAAGAAGTAGAACTTTGAACACTTATTACTTTCAATAATATATTCAAGTTTTTTACACTTTGAAGCGTAAAGTGATGAATAAGCAAAATATCCACGAATGTTATCTTAACATATCTTGCGgctaaacatttatttttaggtTCTGGACCTGATGGGTTTAGACAACTTGTCAAAGCGATCAAGAAATACAACAAGACACAGCTCTTTGTTGCAGAAAAGATGGAGCTTGAATATCGTATCTTACAAAAACTGCCAGAAAACTCTGGtaagttgttttctttgtggcttggtttgaaatcatttttaggtaaatataaattttttattcctcATTCAATGTTATTATTTGGTCGTTTTAAGAAATCAACAATAACCATTGATAGCATTAATCACGTCAATAATTTCTGTTGTGTTTTTCTTCATGTAgttatttttatgaatttgtgTTTCAGAAAAACTCAAGGAAATTCGGCAGGGCTTACCCCTTAGCCCACCACCTTACGAAAATCCAACAAAACCCTTCCCCACGCCCCAGCCTGGCCCCCCTCCATATCAACCCAGGTAACTAACTTATCCAGATCCATGGACGCACTCGATTGCAAACGAAGTTGTAACATACATGAATTCGTTGTCGTCAAGTGTGTTTGTTTCATGCGATCACAAATGTTTTATCCTTTATTCACCGTCTTCTATTGAACATGTTCGCAGCCAGTAACAAAACTTGtttcatttgtaatttttgttatagAAACCCCTTACATGGTTCGAATGTGCAATCAACAAATGTGAGTCGCCTGTGTTATACCACatacaagtttgttttgttcttCTTTTAAATCCTACTTTGTGTTCCTTGCTTGTCACCAGTCTTTATTAACGctaaatttctgtttttggtTGCAAGTTCCACTTAGTGAACCACAGTATGCTTGGTATTCGGATGCCCCCTACACCAGTCATGAGTGAATGGCCGTCATTGCCGTCGTCACAGGTGATCAAAATTTGTTGCTTTCAATTTCAAACGTGTTTGGCTTTAGCGTTATATTTGGAAATCGATCACGTCATAATTTCCAAATTTACCACAGTTGTTATTTAAACAGAAACAGTCAGTTTTTAGAACTTGTTTGCTCAATGGCACTGGCATCTTAAGCAGGGCAACTATATACTGTGTTAATAATTAAACTGGTGACGCAGCTACCATTGTTCCTATGTTTGTTTAATCGACCAAGTGACGACGATGTTTATAATAGTGGAATAGTTGTATCAGGAACTATCAATGTCACGACAGATCATATGTCATCACAGGAAGAAATTGCGTCGTGATtgttttgcatgatttttTAAGTCAATTGTTTTACAATTGCGTCATGTTTTGTGGTGATTCTAATTAGTGTATCATGTTAGGCCACAGATCCAAGCTTCATGACATGGAATGGAAATCCAAACACTTTTCAGACTGGAGATTTTCAAACTGGTATTTTAGTtgatttttaagaaaattaacgTTATGTTATAATATGTACAACCAATTAGTTGAACCATAACTTTTAGTCAACAATGTTCTTTAGAAGaagtttgtattttgtaaCATGGGTTCATGTTAAACACCATGCAACTCAGCTATCTTCACTTGCATTTTTAGTCAGTGGGAGCGTTAAGTCTCAATGTCTTCCGGACACCTCTGAGACGAATGGGAAGATGACAACACTTGCTTATCATGGGGTGACTAATTGTCTTCAAGATATGAGACATCACCTGTGCTCCTGCTGTTActttaaatctttttgttttatttttataggaCTGGCGAGTTTCATCTGAACCAATGAGTCACATTTCAGACC
Above is a window of Clavelina lepadiformis chromosome 8, kaClaLepa1.1, whole genome shotgun sequence DNA encoding:
- the LOC143468738 gene encoding cyclin-Y-like protein 1 → MGNKQCSCVSSNSPSDAKQRGKKGQDFLSHNSHDDGHNSLAANANESNASKLQHISDREQIDDLDETRTPSDHPKALTIFMSVSQTEMAEQHRLSVHNSASPGSASHKRRSSCSTIYLDDSTVSQPNIKASIKCVALAVFYHIKHREMEEKHTPAIFDEKLHPLSRDEVPVDYAVKLPDHRQIYRFIRTLFSAAQLTAECAIVTLIYLERLLSYAEICICPANWKRILLGAILLASKVWDDQAVWNVDYCQILKDISVEDMNEMERQFLELVNFNINVPSSVYAKYYFDLRSLATANNLLFPCEPLSKDRARKLEATSRSCEMKFKNRSLRRSVSVDNLAGAVNTSVVLS
- the LOC143468737 gene encoding uncharacterized protein LOC143468737, yielding MNGLSRLDTEEQNMSEEEFLYELQKKTLDNLRGFLCNNLRVDRLFPYLQSKNILSSDDCEFIRSCRTTTLRVDTFINVVKGSGPDGFRQLVKAIKKYNKTQLFVAEKMELEYRILQKLPENSEKLKEIRQGLPLSPPPYENPTKPFPTPQPGPPPYQPRNPLHGSNVQSTNFHLVNHSMLGIRMPPTPVMSEWPSLPSSQATDPSFMTWNGNPNTFQTGDFQTVSGSVKSQCLPDTSETNGKMTTLAYHGDWRVSSEPMSHISDQITKISNYAPPANCSFLPSSVVDDQSIEFEKHQGQMKRLRGRPSQKNSQRSRTPTENESLVSDVDVKFTSSSLSSLLLETICTQTRTPPSVTQSTLLSPSGGDFSCDDCQNSLDGFQSFEVSGLPEGHKE